The Candidatus Omnitrophota bacterium genome segment CAAGAGCGCCGCTATTCCCAGAGAAAAAAGCGTCTCATACTTCCTGTGCCCGTATGGATGGTCCTTATCCGCGGGTCTACAGGCGAGCGTAATACCTACTATGCCTATTATGTTGGAAGCGCCATCGGACAGGGAGTGGAAACCATCCGCTGTCATACTGGTAAAACGTGTGGCAAGGCCGAATGCTATCTTGGCTATCGCTACGGCCCAATTTAAGGCCAATACGACTATCAGGACATTTTTTATCTTACCAAATCTTGCCGCCTGATCACTCGTCATAAATTTAAGTTTGTCTGCTATCTTTTACCAACAAGCTTTGAGTGCCATGATATTACCATTGGGCTTGCGATATATACGGTAGAGTAGACTCCGGTCAGAAACCCTACAAATATACACAAGGAAAAGTTACTCAATACCTCACCGCCTAAAACGAGTAATGCTATGACCGCAAGCATAGTGACACCGGTGGTAAGGATAGTCCTTCCAAGCATCTGGTTCACGCTTAAATTCACAACATCGCTGAAACTGCCCTTCCTTACAGTGCGCAGATTTTCCCTTATCCTGTCATATATGACAACCGTGTCGTTGATAGAATATCCGGCTATAGTAAGAAGCGCGGCGACTATCGTCAGGTCAAACTGTCTTTGCATAAGCGCCAGAGCGCCTGCCGCGACGACAACGTCATGCAGAAGCGCTATGATGCCGGCCAATCCGTACTTCAGGTCAAACCTTATCATTACATAAAGCATTATACCAATAAGGCCCAAGGCAAGACTCGTCAAGGCATTCTTTCTTAAGTCCTTTCCGACTGCCGGCCCGACCGTCTCAACGCGCAATATCTGGAACGGATTTTCGGCCATATTTTTTCTAAACTCTCCGGTAAGTTTGGTTGTAATATCGTCCTGCGTCCTTACAATCAGTTCCTTCGGGTCTCCATACTGCTGAATGGCCGCGCTTCCATACCCTATATCTTTAAGGATCGTCCTTACCTTATCAAGCTTTACCGGCTCATTAAACACAAATTGCTGTAATGTCCCTCCGGAAAAATCTACTCCATAATTTTTGTCACCGCGTATCGCGAATATCGCGATGCCGGCTATTATGACTATGGTGCTGATGATGTAACATATTTTTCTCTTTCCTATAAAATCGAAATTGGTGGTCTTCTTAAATATGTGCATGAAATTCAATTTTGACAGTCCGAACTGGTCACACATCAGCTCCATGACAACCCTGGTACATGCGACAGCCGTAAATAAGTTTGCTAATAGCCCTATCGTAAGCGTGACCGCAAAACCTCGAATTGGCCCTGTGCCGAATTGGAATATAAGAGCTGCCGCCACTATCGTTGTTATGTTAGAGTCTACGATCGCGGAGAGCGCTCTGTGGTAACCGGCCGCTATTGCCGCTCTAAGCGATTTGCCAAGAGCCAGTTCTTCTCTTATCCTCTCATAAATAAGCACGTTCGCGTCTACAGCCATACCTATGGTCAATATCAAACCTGCTATGCCCGGCAAAGTAAGGGTTCCCTTAAATAACGAGAGGGCCGCCAGTATAAGAAGAACGTTTAGTACAAGCGCGAAATTTGCTACTAATCCTGCCAGGCGGTAATATAAGATCATGAATCCGACTACGAGAAGAGTGCCCACTATGGCCGCGTTGAGGCCGCTTCTTATCGAATCCGCTCCCAAAAGCGGCCCGACGGTCCTCTCTTCTTCTACCAAAACAGGGGCGGGTAACGCGCCGGCCCTTAACACTATCGAAAGGTCATTTGCTTCCTCAACCGTAAAATTGCCGCTTATCTGAGCTTGACCTGACGGTATCGGCTCGCGAATTACCGGAGCGGACTGAACCTTTCCATCCAACACTATGGCTAATCTCTTACCAACGTTGGCTTGAGTAATAGCATAAAATAGCTCGGACCCTTTTGGATTAAGCGCCAACGAGACATAAGGCTCTCCAAAACCTCTTGAGCTAAAATCTGTCTTTGCGTTGACAATGCAATCGCCGGCTAAAGAGGCTTCAGTTGCTATTAGGAGCGGCTCACGGCCGCCGCTTTCTCTCTCCTGATATTTTAATTCATATCCCTCTACAGGCTCATTATTAATAGCTTTCTTTATATCCTCAGCATTATCCGAGACCAATTTAAATTCCAAATGCGCAGTCTTGCCTATAATTTCAAGAGCTCGATCTCTATCTGTAATGCCCGGAAGCTGGACTATTATATTCTCTTTGCCCTGCCTCTGTATCGACATTTCACCTACGCCAAACTGGTCTACCCTGTTCCTGATAATTTCTATTACGCGCTCTACGGCATCTTTTCTTGCTTCAACCGGCAGTTTAGAGATGTCTACCTTAAGCACAACGTGCATGCCGCCCTGCAAGTCTAAGCCGAGATTTATCTTTCCCTTCTGGATTATTTTACCGTCTTTGTCCTTGGTTGTAAAAGGCGGCAAAATCATCAAAACGCATACTACGATAATGGCTATTATCCCGATAAATTTCCACTGCAAACCCTTATTCATTATAAAAACCTCCGATTTACTTTCTTACTCCGACGCCTTTCTTCTTACTCTGGCTATGCAGCTCTTCTCAACGTCTATCTTAACGTTGTCGTCTACCTTAAGCGTCACAGCGGCTTCCTTAACATTAACTATCGTTCCGTGAATACCTCCCGAGGTAACGACCTCGTCATTCTTTTTCAATGACGCTATCATATTCTTGTGCTCGTTCTGCGCCTTTTTTTGAGGGCGTATAAGAAGAAAATAGAATATTATAAAAATAAATACTATCGGCATCAAGCTTACTAACGGATTCTGTCCTGCGCTCATCTTTTCACCTTTCCCGCCTGCTGTCCTGCAGACTTTTTTATGTAGTTGTTCACAAATTCTTTTCTAAAACTATCGAATCTGTTGTCCTTAATCGCACCCCGCGATAATTCTATAAGTTTAACATAAAAATGTATATTATGCAATGATACCAGCCTTAGACCCAGCAGTTCCTGCGTATTGAATAAATGCCTTATATATGCTCTGGTATAATTTTTGCAGGCCATACATCCGCAATCTCTGTCAATGGGCGTAAAATCTTCTTTGTATTCAGCATTGCGAAGCTGTAGCTCGCCTTTAAATGTGAAGGCCTGGCCATTCCTTCCATTTCTTGTAGGCACTACACAGTCAAACATATCGACGCCTTCCGATATCGCCCGCAATATGTCGGTAGGCGTGCCCATTCCCATAAGATAACGAGCTTTATCCTCGGGTAATAGTGAAGCGGTATACGAGCTGATCTCATGTATAAGCTCATTAGGCTCGCCTACGCTTACGCCACCAATAGCATAGCCGTCAAATCCTATTTCCAACAACTGATCTACGGCCTTCTTGCGCAGATCTATATAGGTACTTCCCTGCACAATTCCAAAAAGCAGCTGCCCTTTTTCATTCTCCTGGGCCTTAAAATACTCCTTGGATCTCTTAGCCCATTTAGTCGTCAGTTCTAAAGACTGTTCGACATAATCCCGCGCCGCAGGATAATGCACACATTCATCAAATACCATCATTATATCGCTTCCGAGCGTCTTCTGTATGTCGACAACTTTTTCCGGAGTGATAAAATGTTTAGCGCCGTCTATATGTGACGAAAACTCCGCGCCTTCCTCATTTATCTTTCGCAATACGGCGAGGCTAAAGACCTGGTATCCGCCGCTATCGGTAAGTATGGGCTTCTCCCAACTCATGAATTTATGGAGGCCGCCGGCCTTTTTTATAATATCGAGCCCCGGCCTTAAAAATAGATGGTACGCGTTGCCGAGTATTATTTCAGCCCCGCAAACTTTGACCTCATCGTTCGACAGGGCTTTTACGGATGCCTGTGTTCCGACTGGCATAAATACGGGCGTATTGACTTCTCCATGTGCCGTCTTCAGCTTCCCCAGCCGTGCCTTCGAATTTTTATCTTTATGAAGTAATCTAAACATTTTAGCTTTCGGCTTTCAGTTATCAGCTATCAGCGCTGAAGGCTGAAAGCTGACGGCTGATAGCTACAATATCAACATCGCGTCGCCATAACTAAAAAACCTGTAACGTTTTTCAATTGCCTGCCTGTATGCCTCGAATATAAAATCCTTTCCCGCAAACGCACTCACAAGCAACATGAGCGTCGATTTTGGGAGATGAAAATTAGTAATAAGATGATCGACGATATTAAACTTGAAGCCTGGATAGATGAATAGATCATTATCCCCTTCAGCCTTACCTTCCTTAGCCCAATATTCGAGACTTCTCGCGGATGTTGTACCGACAGCAAAAACTTTTCCGCCAATTTTTTTCGCAGCTCTGACCGCTTCTATAGCACATGATGGTATACTAAAATATTCCCTATGCATCTTATGACTCTCCACATCTTCTGTCTTGACCGGAGCAAAGGTGCCATAATTTGTATGTAAGGTTACATACGACAATCGCACTCCGCTGGCCGCCAACTGATCTAATACCTCTTTCGTGAAGTGGAGCCCCGCTGTTGGACTTGCCGTAGCGCCCTCTTTGGCGGCATATATAGTCTGATACGAACCCCTATCGTCCGGACCGTCAATCCTATCTATGTACGGAGGCAGCGGCATATGGCCCGACTCCAGTATCTCATCAATAGGCCGATTAAACTTAACAAGCCTGCCCACTTCTGTCCTGTTTAAAATTTCGGCTTCGGCGCCCGATTCCAGAGTTACCTTTTCGCCTTCCTTAAGCCTCCCTGAAGGCCTCAACAGCACCCTGCATACCGGGTTCTTCTTTTCCAGCAGGAACAGCTCGACCTTACCGCCTGTCTTACGCCTGCCAAATAGTCGCGCAGGTATGACCTTGGTATCATTAAGCGTTAGAAGATCTCCGCTATTAAAGTAGCCGGCAATATCTTCGAATTTTTTATGCTCGATGGATTTTTTAGCTCTGTCCAACACCATTAGCCTGCACTTCGCCCGTTCTTTGAGGGGATGCTGCGCGATCAGTTCTTTTGGCAGGATATAATCAAATTCGGATAATTTCATGAAATTCTACAACTTACCGGAGATTTTGTCTATGGTCGTAATCTGGGCGCCGGGATAATATAATTCCAGGATCTGCTCGCACTTCTTTTTCTTATCAGATTGCCCCTTGGCTCCCCATTGACACATCCCGACACCGTGGCCCCAGCCTATGCCCTTCAAGACAAGTTTGTCGCCGTTTATAGAGACCTCGAAATTTGTGCTTCGCACGTCATTGGGCCCCAACATATGTCTAAAATCTTTCGCTGTCAATATACAGGATACATCGGCTTCATCCTTTATTTCCACCTTATCCGCCCTGCCGGAATTGTCTCTTGATAAAACCTCAATCTTTTTTATACTCCCCACTTTATACCCGCCGCCGCTCAACTTTTTCTCCAGGTCTTTCAGCAGGACTATTTTTGTCCACTTGTAATGAGGGGACTCTTTGCAATAACTACACTCAACGCTCTTCAGGCATGGCAAGTCTATGTTCCACAAACTCGACGCATCCTCTGTTCGGCCGCCGCATGTTGCGTGGTAATAGGCCGGAAATATATCGCCGTTGTAAGCCAGAACTTTCCCAGCGGTAAGCTTTACCGCCCTGGTTGTGGCCCATCTCTCGGATGTCGCGCCGCTATACACCTGAGAGTATATATCATTTGTTAAATCATAGTCCTGCAGCTTATTCTGCCTTGCCTGATAGAGAGCAAACGTACGCGCGGTAACAGCTTGAGCTTTTATGGATTCTATAGGCCAGCGGTGCGACACTTCATTATACAGAACACCATACAGGTATTCTTCGAGAGGCACCCTGTTTATCACCATAAGTTTTGCGTTGTCCTTACGTACAATATCAACGCTGCCTCTAAAAGCCCTTCCGTCGATATATATGTACGCGCTTTCGGGCACAACAATTCTGATCTTTGAAAATTTCAGATCGCGCTGGCCAAACATAATACCCTGGTCGCTGGCGCTAACAACAGTGTGAAGTATGTACCCCCCCGTCAAGAGCTTATCTGAAGGAATAGAATATATCCTATAGCCCCCCTTTATTACCATTAAAACATTGTCTTTGTTCTCAATTACAAGAACACGCAAAATGGGGTTTATATTTTTTTTATTCGCTTGACTATCCGCGCCCATAACCGACAAGGATAATAAAATTATTAAAAATAAAGCTGATATTTTCTTCACTTACTTCCCTTCTTCTCTATTCTCTCTTTCTCCGAGAATATACAACCGCAGTAATTCTGGCAATAGATGCCTTTCGACTTGGCCTTATTATGCGCAGCCTTAAAACCTGTCCTAAAATCTTCATAATAGAACTTTAAGCCGGCTTCCTTTGCGACCTCTTCGCCTATGTTCTTTACGACTTCTTGATCCTGATATGGACTACCCAACAAAGTCGTGGTAAACGCTTCGAAGCCATTCTCTTTCGAGAGCTGGGCAACCCTTCTCATTCTATACCACCAGCAGATAGGACATCTACTCTTCGTAGACTCGCTATCGATAATATATTCGAGGTATCCCTCGAGATCATATTCCGCATAAATAACATTTAGCGATACCTCTTTGGAATATTTCTCGACCTCTTTTTTCCTCTTAAGATATTCCGAGTAAGGATGTATGTTAGGGTTGTAGAAGAGCCCTGCTATCTTGTGGCCGCTTTTTCTTAAGGCTTCCACCGGATAAATCTCACAGGGCGCGCAACAGATGTGCAAAAGAATGTTCAAAACATCTCCTTTTGAACTTCTTTAGCCTTTTTTTGCGCGAAACCCATATGGTCATAAGCCAGCTTCGTGAGCTCTCTGCCTCGTGGTGTGCGTTTTAAAAATCCTATTTTGAGCAGAAACGGCTCAACCATATCGGATATAGTGTCGCTTTCCTCGTTTAGTGATGCCGCTATGGCCTCTATCCCGGCAGGGCCGCCGCCGAATGATTCATATATTATGCTCAAGACTTTTCTGTCTATATTATCAAGGCCCACCTTATCTATATTATGGCTCTTCAGCGCCTCCTGGGTAGCGTCTTGGGTTATTTTACCGTCGCGCTTTACCTGCACCCAGTCCCTCACGCGCCGAAGCAGCCTATTGGCGACTCTGGGGGAGCCCCTCGAGCGCCTGGCTATTTCATACGCCGCGTTTTCGTCTATAGGTATATCCAATATCTTTGCCGAACGGGTTATAATCTTTACCAGATCATCGGTTTCATAAAAATCGAGATGGTGGAATATTCCAAACCTTGACCTTAAAGGCGCCGTAAGCAATCCCGCGCGCGTCGTTGCGCCTATCAAAGTAAAACGCTTGAGTTTAAACTTATAGGTCCTCGCATACGCGCCCTTATCCATAACAACATCTACTTCAAAATTTTCCATGGCAGGATATATATATTCCTCAACGGTCTTGGAAAGCCTGTGTATCTCATCGATAAAAAGGATGTCCCCTTCTTCCAGATTCGTCAGAACCCCGACCAAGTCTCCGGCGCGCTGTATGGCGGGGCCACTTGTAGAAGTGATCTTTGTGCCCATCTCATGCGCGATAATATGCGCTAAGGATGTCTTGCCAAGCCCCGGGGGGCCGGACAAAAGAGTGTGCTCTAAAGGCTCCTTCCTCTTCTTAGCGGCCTCTAAAGAGACTTTGAGATTATCTATTACACTGCCCTGCCCTACGAAATCGCTTAGCTTGGAAGGCCGCAACGACAGGATCAGTATCTGATCCTCGTCAGTCTCCTGATTAGTGATAAGCTTTTCTCTCCCTTCAGGCGCTATTTTTTTATTTATTTCTTTTTTATTCATCTTCTGTCTTTGCTTACAGTTTAAAGCTTACGGCCTACAGCTTTTACTTCCCTTATAGACCTCATTCAATATCTCTTCACATGAAGATATGCCGGTGTTGCGCTTGACAGCATTCTCTATCATATCCCTTGCTTCGTTCTTCTTATACTGAAGCTGAAGCAAGACATTTAGCGCCTCTTCTTTTATATTCTCTTTTACCTTTGGTAAGTCTTTCGCGGATCCGTCCTGTATAAGGCAGAATTTTCCGACCTTGCCCTGCAATTTCGCTATAATTTCACGGGCTTTCTGCTCGCCTATGCCGGGAAGCGTCTTCAGCAGTGGCATATCGCCATTGTCTATTGCGTCAGCTATTGTGGAGAATGACAGACTAAGAGCTTTGCAGGCTGCCTTCGGCCCGACCCCCGACACCTTTATGAACTGCTCAAAAAATTCTTTTTCTACTTCATTAAGAAAGCCTATCAATACCGGCATCGCCCTCGACGGATCCATCTGATAGTAGTGATAAGTTATAAAATTTATATTCCCATCGGGAGACTTCGCGCTGTCTATAGATTTCATTATTGCAGGCGGCACCAGGACTTCATAAGATATCCCATTACAGTCTAGTATAACACTGAACTCTTTTTTCCTTTTTATCTTTCCGCTTATTTCCGAAATCATATATTTAGCCCTTGCATTTAAAGCCCCGGATTCCGGCTCCCGGTCCTTTGTTGATATAACAATACGCTATCGCCATGGCGAGCGCATCGCTTACATCTACCGGCTCCGGAGGATTCTTTAGTTTAAACGTATTCTGAACCATCCTCTGCACCTGTTGTTTTGAAGCATGCCCGTTACCGGTCACGATCTTTTTTATCTTAGTGGAAGGATAATTTATTAAGTTCACGCCATTTATACCGCAAGCAAGACATACGACTGAGCGGGCATGGCCCATAAGTATCGCTGTGGCAGGATGCTTGTAATGAGAATATATCTTTTCCAGTACTAATACAGAAGGCTTGTGTTCTCTGATTATTTCCGAGACCTCTTCGAATATCTTTTTTAACCTGGCCTGTATCGGTGTATTCGCCGCGGTCTTGATAATCCCGGCCTCGACAATTTTAAAATTGCCATTCGCTCCTGGTAGGCAATTCCGCGAAGCGAAATTATTGTCCTCGATTATACCATAACCTGTGGTCCCGAGGCCCGGGTCAATGCCGAGTATCCGCATTATTCCTTTATCAGCTCATCCGGTATGTCAAAATTGGCGTACACGTGCTGAATATCCTCATGTTCCTCGATCGAGTCGACAAGATCCAGTATTTTTTTAGCTTCATCGCCCGCCACCTTTACCGTACTCTTGGGAAGAAGAGTTATTTCGGCGTCTTCGGTCTTTATACCGGCGTCGTCTATAGCCTTCTTCACTTTAAAATAGTCTTGAGGGCTCGTCTTTATAGCGTAGTTTTCATCTTCTACTATCAGGTCCTCCGCTCCCGCGTCAAGAGCTATGCCCATTAACTTGTCTTCGTCTATTACATTCTTGCTTACAACTATATATCCCTTCTTTTCAAACATCCAGGCCACTGAACCCGCGCCTGCCATGTTGCCGCCCTTTTTTGTAAATATCGTCCTGACTTCGGCGGTGGTCCTATTCTTGTTGTCCGATACGCCTTCGACATATATTGCGACT includes the following:
- the secD gene encoding protein translocase subunit SecD, giving the protein MNKGLQWKFIGIIAIIVVCVLMILPPFTTKDKDGKIIQKGKINLGLDLQGGMHVVLKVDISKLPVEARKDAVERVIEIIRNRVDQFGVGEMSIQRQGKENIIVQLPGITDRDRALEIIGKTAHLEFKLVSDNAEDIKKAINNEPVEGYELKYQERESGGREPLLIATEASLAGDCIVNAKTDFSSRGFGEPYVSLALNPKGSELFYAITQANVGKRLAIVLDGKVQSAPVIREPIPSGQAQISGNFTVEEANDLSIVLRAGALPAPVLVEEERTVGPLLGADSIRSGLNAAIVGTLLVVGFMILYYRLAGLVANFALVLNVLLILAALSLFKGTLTLPGIAGLILTIGMAVDANVLIYERIREELALGKSLRAAIAAGYHRALSAIVDSNITTIVAAALIFQFGTGPIRGFAVTLTIGLLANLFTAVACTRVVMELMCDQFGLSKLNFMHIFKKTTNFDFIGKRKICYIISTIVIIAGIAIFAIRGDKNYGVDFSGGTLQQFVFNEPVKLDKVRTILKDIGYGSAAIQQYGDPKELIVRTQDDITTKLTGEFRKNMAENPFQILRVETVGPAVGKDLRKNALTSLALGLIGIMLYVMIRFDLKYGLAGIIALLHDVVVAAGALALMQRQFDLTIVAALLTIAGYSINDTVVIYDRIRENLRTVRKGSFSDVVNLSVNQMLGRTILTTGVTMLAVIALLVLGGEVLSNFSLCIFVGFLTGVYSTVYIASPMVISWHSKLVGKR
- the yajC gene encoding preprotein translocase subunit YajC gives rise to the protein MSAGQNPLVSLMPIVFIFIIFYFLLIRPQKKAQNEHKNMIASLKKNDEVVTSGGIHGTIVNVKEAAVTLKVDDNVKIDVEKSCIARVRRKASE
- the tgt gene encoding tRNA guanosine(34) transglycosylase Tgt: MFRLLHKDKNSKARLGKLKTAHGEVNTPVFMPVGTQASVKALSNDEVKVCGAEIILGNAYHLFLRPGLDIIKKAGGLHKFMSWEKPILTDSGGYQVFSLAVLRKINEEGAEFSSHIDGAKHFITPEKVVDIQKTLGSDIMMVFDECVHYPAARDYVEQSLELTTKWAKRSKEYFKAQENEKGQLLFGIVQGSTYIDLRKKAVDQLLEIGFDGYAIGGVSVGEPNELIHEISSYTASLLPEDKARYLMGMGTPTDILRAISEGVDMFDCVVPTRNGRNGQAFTFKGELQLRNAEYKEDFTPIDRDCGCMACKNYTRAYIRHLFNTQELLGLRLVSLHNIHFYVKLIELSRGAIKDNRFDSFRKEFVNNYIKKSAGQQAGKVKR
- the queA gene encoding tRNA preQ1(34) S-adenosylmethionine ribosyltransferase-isomerase QueA encodes the protein MKLSEFDYILPKELIAQHPLKERAKCRLMVLDRAKKSIEHKKFEDIAGYFNSGDLLTLNDTKVIPARLFGRRKTGGKVELFLLEKKNPVCRVLLRPSGRLKEGEKVTLESGAEAEILNRTEVGRLVKFNRPIDEILESGHMPLPPYIDRIDGPDDRGSYQTIYAAKEGATASPTAGLHFTKEVLDQLAASGVRLSYVTLHTNYGTFAPVKTEDVESHKMHREYFSIPSCAIEAVRAAKKIGGKVFAVGTTSARSLEYWAKEGKAEGDNDLFIYPGFKFNIVDHLITNFHLPKSTLMLLVSAFAGKDFIFEAYRQAIEKRYRFFSYGDAMLIL
- a CDS encoding SpoIID/LytB domain-containing protein, which codes for MKKISALFLIILLSLSVMGADSQANKKNINPILRVLVIENKDNVLMVIKGGYRIYSIPSDKLLTGGYILHTVVSASDQGIMFGQRDLKFSKIRIVVPESAYIYIDGRAFRGSVDIVRKDNAKLMVINRVPLEEYLYGVLYNEVSHRWPIESIKAQAVTARTFALYQARQNKLQDYDLTNDIYSQVYSGATSERWATTRAVKLTAGKVLAYNGDIFPAYYHATCGGRTEDASSLWNIDLPCLKSVECSYCKESPHYKWTKIVLLKDLEKKLSGGGYKVGSIKKIEVLSRDNSGRADKVEIKDEADVSCILTAKDFRHMLGPNDVRSTNFEVSINGDKLVLKGIGWGHGVGMCQWGAKGQSDKKKKCEQILELYYPGAQITTIDKISGKL
- a CDS encoding epoxyqueuosine reductase QueH — protein: MNILLHICCAPCEIYPVEALRKSGHKIAGLFYNPNIHPYSEYLKRKKEVEKYSKEVSLNVIYAEYDLEGYLEYIIDSESTKSRCPICWWYRMRRVAQLSKENGFEAFTTTLLGSPYQDQEVVKNIGEEVAKEAGLKFYYEDFRTGFKAAHNKAKSKGIYCQNYCGCIFSEKERIEKKGSK
- the ruvB gene encoding Holliday junction branch migration DNA helicase RuvB; the protein is MNKKEINKKIAPEGREKLITNQETDEDQILILSLRPSKLSDFVGQGSVIDNLKVSLEAAKKRKEPLEHTLLSGPPGLGKTSLAHIIAHEMGTKITSTSGPAIQRAGDLVGVLTNLEEGDILFIDEIHRLSKTVEEYIYPAMENFEVDVVMDKGAYARTYKFKLKRFTLIGATTRAGLLTAPLRSRFGIFHHLDFYETDDLVKIITRSAKILDIPIDENAAYEIARRSRGSPRVANRLLRRVRDWVQVKRDGKITQDATQEALKSHNIDKVGLDNIDRKVLSIIYESFGGGPAGIEAIAASLNEESDTISDMVEPFLLKIGFLKRTPRGRELTKLAYDHMGFAQKKAKEVQKEMF
- the ruvA gene encoding Holliday junction branch migration protein RuvA yields the protein MISEISGKIKRKKEFSVILDCNGISYEVLVPPAIMKSIDSAKSPDGNINFITYHYYQMDPSRAMPVLIGFLNEVEKEFFEQFIKVSGVGPKAACKALSLSFSTIADAIDNGDMPLLKTLPGIGEQKAREIIAKLQGKVGKFCLIQDGSAKDLPKVKENIKEEALNVLLQLQYKKNEARDMIENAVKRNTGISSCEEILNEVYKGSKSCRP
- a CDS encoding crossover junction endodeoxyribonuclease RuvC, yielding MRILGIDPGLGTTGYGIIEDNNFASRNCLPGANGNFKIVEAGIIKTAANTPIQARLKKIFEEVSEIIREHKPSVLVLEKIYSHYKHPATAILMGHARSVVCLACGINGVNLINYPSTKIKKIVTGNGHASKQQVQRMVQNTFKLKNPPEPVDVSDALAMAIAYCYINKGPGAGIRGFKCKG
- a CDS encoding YebC/PmpR family DNA-binding transcriptional regulator, whose translation is MSGHSKWATIKHKKAATDAKRGNLFTKLIKEITVAARNGGNPDTNPRLRVAIERAKESSMPADNIDRAIKKGTGQLEGVTYEDITLEGYGPGGVAIYVEGVSDNKNRTTAEVRTIFTKKGGNMAGAGSVAWMFEKKGYIVVSKNVIDEDKLMGIALDAGAEDLIVEDENYAIKTSPQDYFKVKKAIDDAGIKTEDAEITLLPKSTVKVAGDEAKKILDLVDSIEEHEDIQHVYANFDIPDELIKE